The following DNA comes from Verrucomicrobiia bacterium.
CGTCTGTTCGCCGAACAGATCCGTTTCCGTCTCTTCCTTAAAGCTCGTCTCGATGACGCCCGCGCGGGTGCCGCCGATGCCCTTCGCCCAGGCCAGCGCGATCTTCTTCGCATCCTTGCCCGGGTTCTGATAGATCGCGATCAACGACGGCACGCCTTTGCCTTCCGTGTACTGCCGGCGCACGATGTGACCGGGGCCCTTCGGCGCCACCAAGATGATGTTCACATCCTTCGGCGGAACGATCGTCTTGTAATGGATCGAGAAACCATGGCTGAACAGGAGCGTTTTGCCCTTCGTCAGATTCGGCGCGATGTCCTTCTCGTAGGCTGTCGGCTGCTTCGTGTCCGGGATCGCCACCATGATGACGTCCGCGCGCTTCACCGCTTCACCCGTCGTGAAGACCTCGAAACCCTTTTCCTTCGCCACCGCGATGGATTTGCTGCCCTCGTACAGGCCGATGATGACCTTGCAGCCGCTCTCTTTGAGATTCAACGCGTGCGCGTGGCCTTGGGAACCGAAGCCCAGCACCGCGAGCGTTTTGCCTTTGAACACGCCTAAATCAGCGTCCTTATCCGTATAGACTTTTGCCATATTGTTTCTAACTGTTAAAAGAGTTGAGTAAGTGATTGGTTAATTGCGCTTCAACGCGATCTTGCCCGTCCGCGCCAGCTCCTTGATGCCGAAGTTGCCCATCAATTCGATGAACTTCTCCACCTTGGATTCATTGCCCGTGATCTCGATTGTCAGCGTCGCGGCCTGCACGTCCACGATCTTCGCGCGGAAGATATCCGTGATCTGCATCACCTCGGCGCGCGCCTTGGAGTCCACTCCGACTTTGACGAGAACCAGTTCGCGATCGATATATTCGTCGTCCTTGAAGTCATAGACGGCCAATACATTCACCAGCTTGTTAAGCTGTTTGACGATCTGCTCCACCGTGGCTTCGTCACCACGCGTCACGATTGTCATCTGGGACTTGGCCGGGTCCTGGGTCGGGCCGACGTTCAACGTATCGATGTTGTAACCGCGGCCGCTGAAAAGGCCCGTCACACGCGTCAACACGCCGAACTTGTTCTCCACCAACACGGAAATGATATGTCGCATATCTACAGATACCTGTCGCTTACCACTGCTGCTCAAACGCCGTCGTCAGAACTTCTTCTGCCCGATGAACGCCTCTGGTCACTTCGATGCTTTGCCTGCCAAAACTAAAAACCCGCATCCCGTGGGGGAATTGCGGGCGGCCTGCGAGCATTTGGGACCAAAAGCCTCGGGCCGCGTTAGTCGGCTACGACTACGCTGACCGGCAAAGCTACATTGGTCCGCAAAAGCATCGGGCGCGAACACTAGCAACCTCCCCAACCTCCGGTCAACAGACAATTTCAACACAGACAATCGTCATTCATTCTCGTCCTCGATTTCCCCCATACTGCATAACCTAATAGACCATTAGTCCTATTAGACCTATCAGTCCCATTCCCTATCTCTGAACGTTAAACATTGGAAGTTGGACGTTGAACGTTTCCCCGTCCCTCTTTCATAACTCATACCTCATAATTCATACATTCCCCCGAAGCAGCCTTCCCATCTCGTCCAGTCAACGTGACACTCCACGATGGCATCCTGTCCTGCGGCACTCTAGCTACCAGTCCACACCCACCAGATCGAAACCCTCGCCAGCCACTCCAATAGCCTAATCGTCGTCATTCTCGTCCTTCGTCAGACTTGGACAAAAGCAGAGTCATCGGTCTTCGCGCGCCCCAGTTCGCCTCCCGGTGCAACCGGGCTGAAAACTGAACACTGAAAACTTTCCAACTCCATCGTCCGACGATGGCTCAAGGAACTATGTCAAAGAGCAATG
Coding sequences within:
- the ilvN gene encoding acetolactate synthase small subunit, with amino-acid sequence MRHIISVLVENKFGVLTRVTGLFSGRGYNIDTLNVGPTQDPAKSQMTIVTRGDEATVEQIVKQLNKLVNVLAVYDFKDDEYIDRELVLVKVGVDSKARAEVMQITDIFRAKIVDVQAATLTIEITGNESKVEKFIELMGNFGIKELARTGKIALKRN
- the ilvC gene encoding ketol-acid reductoisomerase, with product MAKVYTDKDADLGVFKGKTLAVLGFGSQGHAHALNLKESGCKVIIGLYEGSKSIAVAKEKGFEVFTTGEAVKRADVIMVAIPDTKQPTAYEKDIAPNLTKGKTLLFSHGFSIHYKTIVPPKDVNIILVAPKGPGHIVRRQYTEGKGVPSLIAIYQNPGKDAKKIALAWAKGIGGTRAGVIETSFKEETETDLFGEQTVLCGGCSALVQAGFEVLVEAGYSPEMAYFECLHELKLIVDLMNESGISGMRFSISETAKWGDVSVGPKIIDASVKKRMKQALKEIQNGKFAKDWVAEYKGGYKRYNALLKAGEKHPIEKTGAKLRSLMPWMQKRTIKGAQASY